The following proteins are encoded in a genomic region of Rhinolophus ferrumequinum isolate MPI-CBG mRhiFer1 chromosome 17, mRhiFer1_v1.p, whole genome shotgun sequence:
- the CDHR4 gene encoding cadherin-related family member 4 isoform X2: MCSGTLAIFSVLADLPAQMSITSAQEPPYFPGPFSINGQGWLQAPPQGLKGQAGKVFRLQILVTFGQNQSCGGMLMVKVLPAPSSGQVSFLEQEQNITIPEDVVPGTKVVQVQARGFDVRYEILSPVPCRLFSIGRADGVIRTTAPLELAPAAGSAVTALQVKAFERLRPWASVELDLTVTVRPVNRWPPRCLPALLMAQIPETAPVGTVLRTFTCVDPDSPGSTLDYQLRFHSPPGPASLCLNDGVLEVNATLDCDTRGDCFQHTASVLVLDGGQPRMTTEVPVLVMVTPVNEFSPACVPRTFRVREDAGPCTLLGSVVGTDMDYPHDCIEYYTSGGAGTFAVDRLSGEVHLLGPLDYEQQRLYRLTVLVTDHSQDQDPTRHLSGSCTITIEVEDVNDHPPECEPPFQELTVHTSLGHSMEVTKVSCRVPQEPQRVAFSYGIIGGNSQSRFSLQGAALVHNDLMLGPPWPEQPHTYELLIRVADAGPSTPHLSTTATVIVHLVPWRASTVATGTHRTTVPSVMTPLLVTDTEAFWQPEPWFVVVLTVTSALLLLALGWLLSRLLRRLAQVLPAPSKPAQALLLNSIQGTEGSIEGFMEAPRTETPQARSSVMNLQHFDGSAQDSRESPSSQPILHLGPLSLPPPFPCLLPPGIHHLLFP; encoded by the exons ATGAGCATCACCAGTGCCCAGGAGCCTCCGTATTTCCCTGGACCTTTCTCCATCAATGGGCAGGGTTGGCTGCAGGCACCACCCCAGGGCCTCAAAGGCCAGGCTGGAAAG GTCTTCCGGCTTCAGATCCTGGTGACCTTTGGACAAAACCAAAGCTGCGGAGGGATGCTGATGGTGAAAGTTTTGCCTGCCCCCTCCTCCGGCCAGGTGTCCTTCCT GGAACAGGAACAGAATATCACCATTCCGGAGGACGTGGTTCCTGGGACTAAGGTGGTTCAGGTCCAGGCTCGGGGCTTCGACGTGCGCTACGAAATCCTCTCTCCCGTGCCCTGCCGGCTCTTCTCCATCGGACGCG CGGACGGCGTTATCCGGACCACGGCGCCCCTGGAGCTGGCGCCGGCCGCAGGCTCGGCGGTCACCGCGCTGCAGGTGAAGGCCTTCGAGCGGCTCCGGCCGTGGGCCAGCGTTGAGCTCGATCTCACTGTGACCGTGCGACCGGTCAACCGCTGGCCCCCGCGCTGCCTCCCAGCGCTGCTGAT GGCTCAAATCCCCGAGACCGCGCCTGTAGGTACCGTGCTGAGAACCTTTACTTGCGTTGACCCGGACTCTCCTGGCTCAACCCTTGACTACCAGCTGCGATTCCACAGTCCTCCTGGCCCAGCCAGCCTCTGTCTCAACGACGGGGTCCTGGAG GTGAATGCCACACTGGACTGTGACACTCGTGGGGACTGCTTTCAGCACACAGCCTCCGTCCTGGTGCTCGATGGTGGGCAGCCCCGGATGACCA CTGAGGTGCCAGTACTGGTGATGGTGACACCTGTCAACGAGTTCTCCCCAGCCTGTGTCCCACGCACATTCCGGGTTCGGGAAGATGCGGGGCCCTGCACCCTGCTGGGCTCTGTGGTGGGCACAGACATGGATTACCCACACGACTGTATTGAGTACTACACCTCTGGAGGCGCTGGCACCTTTGCTGTGGACCGTCTCAGCG GTGAGGTTCACCTCCTGGGGCCTTTGGACTACGAGCAGCAGAGGTTGTACAGGCTCACTGTCCTGGTGACTGACCACAGCCAAGACCAGGACCCCACCCGCCACCTCTCAGGCTCCTGCACCATTACCATTGAGGTTGAG GATGTGAATGACCATCCCCCCGAGTGTGAGCCCCCATTTCAAGAACTCACAGTCCACACTTCCCTGGGCCATAGCATGGAAGTGACCAAGGTGTCATGTCGGGTCCCTCAGGAGCCACAGCGCGTGGCCTTCTCCTACGGCATCATAGGAG GGAATAGTCAGAGCCGATTCAGCCTGCAAGGAGCTGCGCTGGTACACAACGACCTCATGTTGGGGCCCCCCTGGCCAGAGCAACCTCATACTTACGAGCTATTGATCCGTGTGGCTGATGCAggtccctccaccccccacctcagCACCACAGCTACCGTCATCGTACATCTAGTTCCCTGGAGGGCCAGCACAGTGGCCACTGGCACCCACAGAACCACA GTGCCTTCAGTGATGACACCTCTGCTTGTGACAGACACGGAGGCTTTCTGGCAGCCTGAGCCCTGGTTTGTGGTGGTGCTGACAGTGACCAGTGCCCTTCTCCTCTTGGCTCTGGGCTGGCTCCTCAGCAGGCTGCTCCGGAG GTTGGCCCAGGTGCTACCAGCACCAAGCAAACCAGCCCAGGCTCTGCTGCTAAACAG TATTCAAGGAACTGAGGGGTCCATTGAAGGGTTCATGGAGGCACCGAGGACAGAGACACCCCAAGCACGCAGCAGCGTCATGAACCTG CAGCATTTTGATGGCAGTGCACAGGACTCCCGTGAGTCCCCTTCTTCCCAACCCATTCTCCACCTGGGcccactttctctccctcccccatttccGTGTCTCCTACCCCCAGGCATCCACCATCTACTCTTTCCCTGA